Below is a genomic region from Malassezia restricta chromosome VIII, complete sequence.
TCAATGTGTGCGAGCGGAAACagccgctgcgccgtcgcaCGTGCGAACAGCTTGAAGCCACACTGCGTGTCGCGGATTTCAGGCTGCcgcggcaggcgcatcACAGTCGCTCCAGCGGGCCGAATGCGTGGCCACAGACCACTGagcgtcggcggccgcaTCAGCAGCGATAGCGTCAGGTGGAAGCACCGCATCAACAAGTTGCGCAGGAAACTGCGTTTGACCACCGCCTCACTGGTCACCAAATGCGCACGCGACCCCACTACCATGCCCTGACCTGCAGGCGTCATAACACGCACCATCTCTCGCGCCAGCTTGGCCAACTCGCTAAACTGCGTCGCCCCATCGGCATCAGCAAACAAAATAAAGGCACCTCGCGCATGCAAGACACCATGCCGCACGGCCGCACCCTTGCCGCGATTTGGATGCATGCACGTTATGCGGAGCTCTGCACCATCCGGCAGCGTTCGGCGCTGGGTATACCGCCGCGCCACATCCACTGTCTTGTCCCGTGAACCGTCGTCGACCATCAACACCTCATACGTGCGTAGAGGCTCACGCAAAGGCATAGTCACTGCATAGCGACTCTCTACGCCCTCTCCCAAAGGAAGAtgcgaggcacgcacgctcTCGAGCCAGTCAAGCGCATCATCCAGCATCGACTCGAGCCGCTGCTCTTCATTGTACATCGGCACCACCACACTTAGCTGCACCTGAGCCGGCTCTTCCAGCGACGGCAAGGGTCTCGGCTCATCCATGTGCGCTGCACTCACATACCTGCGTTCCTCGGCACTCGTATGCAGCGCCTTCGGTGTCGCAAGCACAAGTGCCACGTACATGAGAACCACGCCCACACACAGCGTCAACATCACATGGATCGTCATTGTAAGGTTGTGAGTCGCATACCCTAGCCCTAGCTCCATTACATATGTGAGAAGGGAGCCGTCTAGGGACGCACCTGCTGCCGATCCCACACAGCATGCAGCGCCCATAACAagccgcgcgccgctcaATGTGCCAACGTGGAGCATCTGGGCGACTACCGCACGTGGGGGACACTTAATTCCCATGCTGCCTCCACGCGGCCTCGCTGCCAGAGAGCATGCGCCCAGTCCGCCTGGGGCCACGGCTCTCTCCGGTCACCACAGCTGCCCTGCATCGTTACCATGGTCACTGTGATCCGATACAAGTTCCCACCAGAGGCCTACCAGGTTCTCTTCCTCCTAAGCGCTTTCTTGTACGTGGACCAGGCTGGCCCCAACACCATGGGCGCATGGATACGCCAGGCTCTTGGTGGCCCCTCTGTGATGCGCAAGATCAAAAACTTGGCGATCGGCATCCACATCCTCGAAGCGCTGGTCATGTTGTGCGTCAATATCCGCCGTGGAGCGGCGCTTAGCGTGACGGTACGTGTTCTTCTACTCACACTGCCAGCTCAAGTGGGTGATAACGACGCTGATTCTCGGCGGCCCGACGTGGGGTACCTTTTCCAGTACGTGCACTGAAAAAGCTAACGCAGAAATCAATCACGGCGTGTGGGGCTAAGTAGATTCCATAGCGTATCGACCCAAGTCCGCTGGAGGGCAGGGCAAATTAAAAAAATTCGACAAGAATGAGATTCGAACTCACGCGGGCAGAACCCAATCGCTTACCAACCTGAACGGTTGTGCGCTTAGCAGGCGACCGCCTTAACCACTCGGCCATCTTGTCAGCGACTGTGCTGGATACGGACACATGTGCGCACTATCTACATGAACGAGTCGTCACTCTCATACGCCTCGTCTGCCTCTCCTTGCGTCTTTTGCGCGGCGCGAATACGGGCACGGCGTTCtttggcgcgctgctctTCTGCAATGGCCTCTTCGGAAAACACTGTGATTAGCATACGCGAGCGTACATTTTGAGTAATCTCTCGCCTCGGCCTGTTCTTTGTACATGCGTTTGGCTTCCAGCGTCTCCTTTTGCTGATGGTCAACCATAATacacgcacctgctgcagtGCATGCTCTTTCTTCTTGCGTCCTACCGCTCGCTCACGCTCCTGACGCTCTGCTTCAAAGTCCACGGCCCGCACCTCTTTTGTCTTGTTGAGTCGGTTGACAATCTCATTCTTGCGTTCCTTGACATGGAAGCGCTTGACGAGCCTGTCATTATGGAACATCACAGTGCCCACAGCCATGTCTCCTGTCTTTTTGACATTGGCATGCGGCGTATAGATAATCGTGATATTGTTTTTCTTGTTACCTTCGATGGAGTTGGCTTTGACCAGTTGCGAACAGTCTTCCAAGATCCCTTCTGGAATCGATGTCCACTCCATCCCCTCAGGCATGCGGAGATACACATGTGCTGAAGAAAACTTTATTTAGTCCGCTGTGCGTACCTTGTCGACGTGAAACCATACATCCTGCCGTGAGTCGTGGCACACGTACCTCTGGAAAGCCATGCGCCAGTAAATCTTCGTCTTTGGGTCAGTATAGCGAGCACCCACTTTCAAC
It encodes:
- a CDS encoding dolichyl-phosphate beta-glucosyltransferase; this translates as MELGLGYATHNLTMTIHVMLTLCVGVVLMYVALVLATPKALHTSAEERRYVSAAHMDEPRPLPSLEEPAQVQLSVVVPMYNEEQRLESMLDDALDWLESVRASHLPLGEGVESRYAVTMPLREPLRTYEVLMVDDGSRDKTVDVARRYTQRRTLPDGAELRITCMHPNRGKGAAVRHGVLHARGAFILFADADGATQFSELAKLAREMVRVMTPAGQGMVVGSRAHLVTSEAVVKRSFLRNLLMRCFHLTLSLLMRPPTLSGLWPRIRPAGATVMRLPRQPEIRDTQCGFKLFARATAQRLFPLAHIDRWIFDVELLLLAEMACRMSEADHVARPEAMRGDGHDTLLRLPLPVAEVAVHWTEIDGSKIHLLTDSLRMGRDLIVIRLNYWLGRWRGPPSVYA